ACGAATGACTGACCACGCGCGAAAGAACAAGAATACCGGACCACGCTCGCTGCCCGCGCCGTCCTGCCCTCGCCGAGCGCAGAGCGCAGCGAAGTTTCCGCTGACCGGCAAGAAAAAGTTGTCTGCTCAGGGCTTCGGATTGTCCAAATCGGTGTGGCGTTCATTCCTGTTCTCGTTTCTCGCCGTGGCGGTTCTACTGTGTACGATCCCGTTCGCCCGCGCGGTCGAAGCACGCTTTTTTCGGATTGTCGGCCCCGGCGCAACCACCATCACGGGGATTTCTGCGGACGGAAACGTCACCTGGACGAACGCGGTAACGAACGTCATTTGCACCGTTCAGGCGGCTGATTCCCTGACGGGCGCAAGTAACTGGGTGGACTACGTTCAAGTACCCATCAGCAATCACGTCGTCAGCTACCACTTCTTTGATGCCAATCCACCGGTGGGGATGGCGTTCATTCCAGCCGGTTCATTCACGATGGGCAATGCAATGAACCCCAGCGAGGGCGGCGGCGAGGAACTTCCGCTGCACACCGTCTATGTGAGCGGGTTTTTCATGGACAAATACCTGGTGACGGAGGCGCTTTGGAACGAGGTGAAGGCTTGGAACGGTGGCAACGGCTACAGCTATACCAACTCCGGCTCGGCACCGGCGACCAACCACCCGGTTCTCTTTGCTGATTGGTATGATATGGTCAAGTGGTGCAATGCGCGATCAGAGAAGGAGGGGTTGACGCCCTGCTTCTACACGGATGCCGGTCTGTCGGCAATTTACAAGACCGCGGAGGTGACTCCCTACGTGAAATGGGACGCCAACGGGTATCGTTTGCCGACGGAAGCGGAATGGGAAAAGGCAGCGCGAGGCGGGGCCAGCGGGCACCGCTTCCCGTGGACCGGCACCGACGAGATCTCGCACAGCCGGGCGAACTACAACGGCTACTCGCTGGCTTGTGACTGGAATTCCGAACTTTACTATGACCTGTCGTGTGGCTATCATCCGACCTTCAAGGATGCTGCTTATGCCACGAGTCCAGTGGGATACTTTGCGCCGAACGCGTATGGGCTTTATGACATGGCGGGCAACGTCTGCAACCGGTGCTGGGACCGGTACGGGGCGTATTCAAGCGATTCGCAAACCGACCCGCACGGGCCTTCGGCAGGTTCCCTCCGTGTGATGCGGGGCGGTAGTTGGTACAACTATGGCAACATCGCGCGGTGCTCCAATCGCTACCCCTTCAACCCGGCCTGGAACTTCTTCGACGTTGGGTTTCGTTGTGTGAGGGGGCATTAGTTTCTATGCTCTTAAACTCTTAGAAAACTTCCGCAAGCCGTTTGGTTGCGTGAGCTCGGCCGCTTCCAATCACATGTTGAGTCACAGAATTCATGCGGGCGAGCCGAAATACCACAGCTCGATGATTTATTGCCCGATTCTGGAGCGCGATTGACCAATGCTTGTGGTTGACCTGCGGTGAAAAATGATTAAAATATCACCACCCATAAGTATATGAACTGCCAGAATGAATTTAATTTCAGAGAATCACAGACGCTCCGAACCGCATTCACGTTGATCGAACTGCTGGTCGTCATCGCCATCATCGCGATCCTCGCCGGTTTGCTGTTGCCGGTATTGTCGAGGGCAAAGACAAAGGCCCAGGCCATTTCCTGCCTGAGCAACACGAAGCAACTCACGCTGGCGTGGATCATGTACAGCGGTGATAACCGGGATCAATTAATTCAGAATTATTTGGCAGACCAAACGTACGCCTGGGTTCAAGGCGATGTCAACGCGGCTCCCGGCGACACCAACGTCAACAACATTAAGAACGGAAAACTCTTCGCCTACAACACGTCCTTGGGAATTTATGTTTGTCCGGCTGATGATTACAAACGGAATGGGAAGAGGGCAACCCGGGTGCGAAGTTTTTCGATGTCAGGGCAGATGAACAGTGACGTTGACTGGGTCAACCCTGCTTACCCCGTTCGTAGAAAGTACTCGGACATTGTCAAACCTTCGCCAGTGGGTGCCTTGGTGTTCATTGACGAGAGCACCATAACGCTTGAAGATGCTTATTTCGCGATCCAGGTTGATAACCGAGTCTGGCAAAACAGTCCTTCCGATCGGCATGATCGCGGAGCCAACCTGAGTTTTGCTGACGGCCACTCCGAAATTTACAAATGGAAGGAGCCGAAAACTGGCAAGGTTTCGTGGAATGAGCCGGCGCAGAGGCCTGTCGATCGCGACTTCGACAGGGTAGCCGCCACGATCGGCACCAAGAATTAGAATTGATCAGGGCGAGCAAATGGAATGATTGCCGTCCGTATTCTTTCATCGGCGAAGCGATACGTTCCAAAGCCTTGCATTTGTTGGGTGAGGCGATGTCTTCCAGACCGGAAGAAAAGGACAAACAAAATATTTACATTTTGGGAAATCGCCGCTAGATTTTTCGCCAGAAGCCCAGACTGCCAAAACATGAATACCGTCAACCCAGGCGATGCTCGTTGTTTTCACCGCAGAATTCGCGAGCGGTGTGGTTTTACCTTGATCGAACTTCTTGTCGTCATCGCTATCATTGCCATTCTAGCCGGGCTGCTCTTGCCAGCTCTTGCCAAGGCGAAAAGCAGATCTCAGGCTGTCATGTGCATGAACAACGGGAAACAGTTGATGCTGGCTTGGAGGTTATACGCTGACGATTTCCGGGACACTCTCATTGCGGCTGAAGATAGCGTTCCCGGTCGCCCCAACTGGTTTTCCGGCTGGGTGGATTTTACTGGAAGCGCTGTCAATTGGGACATCAACAACGACATGACGAAAAGCCCGATGTGGCCTTACACCGGCAAATCTCAAAACATTTTCAAGTGCCCGGCGGACAAGGCCAGCGTGAAACCTGGGAGCGGCCCTTACGCTGGGCAGAGGGTGCCGCGGGTTCGCAGCATCTCCATGAGCCAGGTGTTTAGCTTCGGAAGCTGGCTTCCCGCTTCGGCTTGGAGAACTTATGGCAAACTGTCCACCATCACCCTGCCGTCCAAGACTTGGGTTGTCGTGGACGAACATCCCGACAGCCTCAACGACGCAGCGTTTGCGGTCCAGTGCCAGGGCGCAGATAAGCCGGGCACCGCGCAAATCATCGACATGCCGGCCAATTTTCACAACGGAGCGTGTGGGCTCTCATTTGCCGATGGGCATTCTGAAATCCACAAATGGCATGGCTCAAAGATTACAAGTGCCCCTGTTCGATACAGCCTGATGGGATTACCGGTCGGGCCTGCTGGCGACTCGTTTGTCGATGTAAATTGGATGGCCGACAATACGACCGTCAAGCAATAAGCCTGAAATATTCTTTGGCATCGGGTTTTCCGAGGTCGTCGCTACTTCAAACCAGCCAAGAACGCCACCAGGTCGCGCGGGTCTTTTCGTGAAAGCACCTTGATCCGATCCGGCAACATCGCCGACAAACCTTTTTCGCGGGATTTGATTTCGCTCTTGTTGAGCTTCACGATGCCGTCCTCGGGCGAGTTGAGTTCCAGTTCCGCATTGATCTCGCGCTTGACGATGCCGGCGTAGAGCATCCCATTTGTCATCCTCACGAGCACCCTCTCAAAGCCCGGCGCGGCTTTTTTGTTGGGATGAATAATCAACTCCAGCAAGTCTGCACGCGGCTGCCGCGTCGCGATGCCGATGAGCGCCGGACCTATGTCGTCGCCTCCGCTTGTTGAAATGTATCCCGCGTGCGTGTGGCCACCTTGTGGCCCCGCGCTACCATTCCGGCCATTGTTGCCCTGCCAGGCGATGTCGAGTTTGGGTTGCGCCAGTCCGATCATGAAGATCAAACTCTATCCCAAAAGCACGCCGATGAACGCACGGAATAGTTTCATAGCGATCGAAGTTCAGCGAACGCTGGCAAAAGCAGGAAGGGTTTTCAATCCTTGCCGCTGCTGCGCGGCCGCTGTTGCAGCGCCGTTTTCCCAAGGAGCGTAATTCAC
This genomic window from Verrucomicrobiota bacterium contains:
- a CDS encoding formylglycine-generating enzyme family protein, which gives rise to MTDHARKNKNTGPRSLPAPSCPRRAQSAAKFPLTGKKKLSAQGFGLSKSVWRSFLFSFLAVAVLLCTIPFARAVEARFFRIVGPGATTITGISADGNVTWTNAVTNVICTVQAADSLTGASNWVDYVQVPISNHVVSYHFFDANPPVGMAFIPAGSFTMGNAMNPSEGGGEELPLHTVYVSGFFMDKYLVTEALWNEVKAWNGGNGYSYTNSGSAPATNHPVLFADWYDMVKWCNARSEKEGLTPCFYTDAGLSAIYKTAEVTPYVKWDANGYRLPTEAEWEKAARGGASGHRFPWTGTDEISHSRANYNGYSLACDWNSELYYDLSCGYHPTFKDAAYATSPVGYFAPNAYGLYDMAGNVCNRCWDRYGAYSSDSQTDPHGPSAGSLRVMRGGSWYNYGNIARCSNRYPFNPAWNFFDVGFRCVRGH
- a CDS encoding prepilin-type N-terminal cleavage/methylation domain-containing protein, with amino-acid sequence MNCQNEFNFRESQTLRTAFTLIELLVVIAIIAILAGLLLPVLSRAKTKAQAISCLSNTKQLTLAWIMYSGDNRDQLIQNYLADQTYAWVQGDVNAAPGDTNVNNIKNGKLFAYNTSLGIYVCPADDYKRNGKRATRVRSFSMSGQMNSDVDWVNPAYPVRRKYSDIVKPSPVGALVFIDESTITLEDAYFAIQVDNRVWQNSPSDRHDRGANLSFADGHSEIYKWKEPKTGKVSWNEPAQRPVDRDFDRVAATIGTKN
- a CDS encoding type II secretion system protein; the encoded protein is MNTVNPGDARCFHRRIRERCGFTLIELLVVIAIIAILAGLLLPALAKAKSRSQAVMCMNNGKQLMLAWRLYADDFRDTLIAAEDSVPGRPNWFSGWVDFTGSAVNWDINNDMTKSPMWPYTGKSQNIFKCPADKASVKPGSGPYAGQRVPRVRSISMSQVFSFGSWLPASAWRTYGKLSTITLPSKTWVVVDEHPDSLNDAAFAVQCQGADKPGTAQIIDMPANFHNGACGLSFADGHSEIHKWHGSKITSAPVRYSLMGLPVGPAGDSFVDVNWMADNTTVKQ